The Acropora muricata isolate sample 2 chromosome 4, ASM3666990v1, whole genome shotgun sequence genome contains the following window.
AAGTACGGTTtagagatgaattgaagaaatcaTCCTCGCTGtagctggacaatttaagcaattgtcttcagggttcgaatcccgttgaagtcacctgaaaattttcaggtgcacatatgagacaattacaatttcaattgtccagcaagtgcgaggatcactTCTTCAATTCAGAAACGTacaggtttcgatacttcttcaCCAACGGTGAGCACTTATCTTGCTTTGAACAACCGGCGCCAGGTAGCTATGGATGCGATTGGAAAATGGTGTGAATATTAGTATCGGTGACTTACTCTCAACAGAAACTTTCCAGATGGGTAAAATTCATAAGGAAATTGCAATGTTCATGGTCGAGGCTGCGAAAAATGAGGAATACGATGATCAGAGGCTTGTGAAGGTAACTATGAAGTTTCATTGTGTGTATCCGATATACACAATGACACACAGTGTATATCCGATATACACAATGAAAGAGTCTTTGTGAAAATCGTTTCACTGATATTAAATCCCTGGAGTGATATGAATGAATGCATTGTTCTCGCAAAGTTTAAAACGGGGTAAAAAGGGTAGAAAATTAGCAAGCTACAACTTGCATAAACAGGTTGAtattaaacaagttgaaaagtgtCAAAATTCCGTAACAAGAATGTTAAGAAGCCGACATTTTGAAGGCCTGTTGTTGGTGGTTTACTGACGTTTCCACAATCGGAGTGGAAGTTGAGCTCTTTGCCCAGCCGGACGTTCAGGTTTCATTGGTCAAGGTGTATTTTGATCTATTTCAGGGTCTGTTTCCCCTTTATCTTCTCACCTCCTGTGGCGTTTGTGGGTAAAATCGAACATCCCCAAGGCGTTCCATgcgaagaaaaacagaaaggcaACCCTCTTAAATGAGATTTTGTTGCCGTTTTGTGCTCCGAGTATTTCACTTATCGTCGCGTTGAAGGAATCATCAAGCGTCTACTCTTCCCTTGTTTTCGCTGGttttatcaatttgttttttgtcatACATGTTCCCTGAGCATCACAATAACcttaaaaaatgtataaaacAACACGGGAGGTCGCGATTTGAAGACTAACGATCATGGCTTCTAAGTGTAAGGTAAATCGCGGATTCGTTTATTCGTTTCAGGAGTTATCCAACAAAACGAAGGACCTTATAAACAACCTTAAAAAGCTTGCAGTTAAACCGGAGGAAGGAGGCAAGGCTAGAATTACTATAGAAACACTAAAACAACGCAAACTGAGTGCTGTTGTGGAAAATTTTTTGTTTAACCTTGCAACGGCTGAAGGTTTGGTGTAAAATAACACCCTTTCATTTTCCAATGTTTTTATCTTGTTCACTTGTCAAGATGAcccttttcaaatttttttgtgACCATCAATATAATTTTCCTTCTATGGCAACATGCTTTTTAAACACACGACAAGATGGTCATGTGTTTTCCCAAGCTGGCGATAATGGCTCAACCTGCTCCTTAATGATCGATTTTTAAGCGATGCTTGGTCGCTTTCACTGCTGGTGCGCTTTTATCACTTTCGGTAAAAGCATTAAATTTCCAATTTCATCTGTCAGAGTTTGTAATTTATTCAGTGATCACCCTGATTACGTTTTAACTGTCTTCTGTCTGAATACGAAATCTTGAATTCAATGAATTCAGGCAAAGCCGCATTAGCAATAAACGTCTGATTTGCGGCGATCATCCAGCCATTAGCTCTATTTTTACCGTTCTGAGCGGAAAATCTAGCAAAAAAAGAAGGGTTTTATCACTAAAACTGACAATTTGGTTGTCATTTAAACATCGTGACTAAATGCAAGGCTTTTACACGCCATTAACATTCATTGACTGCACTATTACCACCCTAAAGACATCCGTTTATGAGGAGGTAActacgaagaaaaaaaagtaaaaaatatgATAGAATATCTTCAATGCAGACTGAGTATTTTAACCTGAAACGCCAGGGTTTGAAAGCAATAATTCAAAATGCAACTGTCAGGAGGTTGGCTGACTACTGCGTGACAAAGCCTACCATGCAAAGGGACATTTAAACCCGTAGTTCACCTTCATGGGAAACCACAGAGCCTGACTGcctcttctttattttttctgttgGTTGTTGCTTTGGTTagtggtttttttcttttcgaattCTAATTTTTAGTTTGAACCACATCACTTTTAAAGCTGGCCTCCGAATGGGCGATGTTTGAGACAAATCAAATGTTTGTCCAGGTAGTTTATTTGTTCATTTACTTACCTAAGGTAAATCCATCTAGCTGGTTCACAAGGCAAACTGGCATGACACATGTATTCATTGTTTTCAATCTCTTCACATGTCGGTCGAATTGAATGAGATAGTAAACTGGTAGAGTTGTAACACAGTTTGTTTCCTAAATTGTACCGTATCTCGTTGCACCTTTGTCTACTTAAATACAGCTGGATTTGGAGATAAAAACCTTTATTTTCTAACATCCGTCCAAGTCTTAGATCTCACCGACATCTTTTATTGATTTCAAATAATCGTACATAATATTTGACGCTCAATACGTTGATTATTCAgtcctttttgaaaaccaaaacgtTTCTTTTGTCCGCCATCCTGGTTGTTGTGCTTAGCGGTCGCTCAAAAGATAGCCTAGGTGAGTTGCATGTCAAGACGTTCTATATTTAAACCCTCGGTTTTACCCGGGTAGCTTGGCACCCTCCCTCCACGTAAACAGGCTCTGAGAGGGGCGTTGTACATGGCGAGAGAGTTGCAATGAATTTTGATAAAGAAGATCCAGATCATCCGAACTCCTGAATTCTACCTTAGCACTTCGAGTCCGTCCCCATTCAACACGTCGCCCTCAGTTGCCACGATGTGCAGTATTCTATTTCTCTCTTATTCGCATCCCTATTTCTTTTTCACTGATAATCTAATTGTTTGTGGTACGTCCGAAAACAGATGACGTGGGCTCAAGTGAATTTTGCCTGTCTGAACGACCCAACTTCAAAACCCGCATCGTCTTGAAAAGCATATTTGCCACCTGCAGTCTCAGTTCTCGAGTAAACAGCATGTAAATAAACGGGTTAAGCGAGCTGTTGAGATTCGGTAGAATAGTCAGAAAGATTTCTCTGATGGCGGGTTTATGCTGAAGGCCTCTCCAGAGACTCACGTACAGCAGAATGAAAAATGGTAACCAACAAATGCAGAATACACCAACCACGCATGCcatcatttttgcagcttttaGCTCTTGCAAGACGCGAAAGCTCTTGATAGCCTGAATGCTTCCTGCAGGATGCACGGCGTTCATTAAGGTGCGCCTTCTTTGCTGGAAAACTACTTTGGTTATGTAGGAGTACGCTCCTACGATGATCCCCAGTGGCAAGAAAAATGCTAATCCTGCGACAACAGTGTAGTATAATCGATCTGTCTTGCCGCAGGTATAATGAATCGCGTTGAAGGTCTCAGTTTGGCGATTTGTCCAGTTGTAATGGCCAAGAGTTGCCCAGAAGGCGGAATAAAACCATACTACGAGTATCATCGCACAAGCGGTTCGCTGTGGCATTAGAACTGAGTACCGTAGGGGGTACTTTATTGCAATGAACCTCTCGATGGAGACTGCCGCCAGGCTACCGATGGAAGCGCTACAGGAAGCCAAGTCCACCCAGACCCATAGGGCGCAAGCGGTTTTGCTGAGACACCACTTCTTGTTATGCAGCGTAAAGTTGATTCGAAATGGCATAGAAAGCAGGGACACCAACAAATCGGCCAGAGCCAAAGAAGAGATAAGCAGATTTGTTGTGGTGTGAAGAGCTCGATTGGCGCCAACTGTCGCACATATCGCTAAGTTACCGCACACAGTCACGATACAAATAGCGATTAGAAGAATTCCAATTGCGAGGTTTTCTGTATAAGGAGGCCTCTCACAAAAGGCCTTAGATTGTTGAGATAGGTCAGATAACGACTGGGAGCCTCCAACTTCTGATAAATTGTTTCCACTCAGATTCATTTTTAGTTCCTGCCTTAGAAACACACTGAGGACGGTAGCTGCAACTGATCCCTCGTTTCTTTGAATATTTACCACGACACTGAGGAGATTTCACCGCTGAGGTTCTTCTATGGTTGCGTGTTTCAGGTTGTTCCAGCCCACAATTAGTGTGATTGCGAGCTCCTAGATCCTTAAAACAGGAAATCAATGATTCCCGCCTGCTTTTTCGTGCGTCAGTAAGTGGTGGATTAGCCAATTATGGAAGTCAATCCATCTTAAAGATCAAGTGTTTGAGTAGAGAGTTAAAATTTAGATAAATGATCCATCACATTTTGTCTTGCGTCAGTCCATTTGGAATCTTGCGACCAATCACAGATGGTGATCCATTTTAAATGTCAAATATATTTGCGAATACAGTAAAGAATATGAATATTTCTTTTCAAAGTAATGAGTCATTTTCCGACTATTTTGAATTACAATTTCCTGTCTTTTCCTTGATcgaagcaaaatttgttttccttaattAAATATCCTAATTCAACGAGATATCTTCtcactgattttttttaaactcaagagttcattttttgtaaaaaaatggaaatttattGGCTATTAGTTTCAAGAACATCGTAAATCATTGAAAGAGGATTACTGTAGTATTTTTAGTCACGAAGGAAAAAGTCTAATTTGAAAGTCGCCCGATTTTTGTTTATATAAGActgcaaagaaaaatttttttttatttgcgaAATTCTCTCTCTTTTCTATACAATCCTCAATTGACTGGAAAAAAGG
Protein-coding sequences here:
- the LOC136913201 gene encoding histamine H2 receptor-like encodes the protein MNLSGNNLSEVGGSQSLSDLSQQSKAFCERPPYTENLAIGILLIAICIVTVCGNLAICATVGANRALHTTTNLLISSLALADLLVSLLSMPFRINFTLHNKKWCLSKTACALWVWVDLASCSASIGSLAAVSIERFIAIKYPLRYSVLMPQRTACAMILVVWFYSAFWATLGHYNWTNRQTETFNAIHYTCGKTDRLYYTVVAGLAFFLPLGIIVGAYSYITKVVFQQRRRTLMNAVHPAGSIQAIKSFRVLQELKAAKMMACVVGVFCICWLPFFILLYVSLWRGLQHKPAIREIFLTILPNLNSSLNPFIYMLFTRELRLQVANMLFKTMRVLKLGRSDRQNSLEPTSSVFGRTTNN